One genomic region from Sphingobacterium sp. UGAL515B_05 encodes:
- a CDS encoding GNAT family N-acetyltransferase yields MTISDFLIIPAKPEHAHYAEVICDEMFESAKARGTGIARRKPEYVANKMNEGKAVIALHRDGRWAGFCYIETWGHGDYVANSGLIVNPEFRKVGLAKAIKKRVFELSREKYPKAKIFGLTTGFAVMKINSELGYEPVPYSELTSDDEFWKGCQSCVNYEILMSKDRKNCMCTAMLWDPEEKERELREKIQRKHEAKERLERITQKQSLLKRIQAKFWKSANKFIAVNFPKHNKVAKGY; encoded by the coding sequence ATGACTATATCAGATTTTTTAATTATCCCGGCTAAACCTGAGCATGCACATTATGCAGAGGTTATTTGCGACGAAATGTTCGAGTCTGCAAAGGCTCGTGGTACTGGTATTGCGCGTCGTAAACCAGAATACGTTGCCAACAAGATGAATGAAGGTAAAGCAGTGATTGCTTTACATAGAGATGGCCGATGGGCAGGTTTTTGTTATATAGAAACTTGGGGTCATGGTGATTATGTCGCTAACTCAGGTTTGATTGTCAATCCCGAATTCAGAAAAGTCGGTTTGGCAAAAGCAATCAAAAAAAGAGTCTTTGAGCTTTCACGTGAGAAATACCCTAAAGCGAAGATCTTTGGTTTGACAACCGGATTCGCCGTGATGAAAATCAATTCAGAACTAGGCTATGAACCGGTTCCCTATTCCGAATTGACTTCCGATGATGAATTTTGGAAGGGCTGTCAGAGCTGCGTGAATTATGAGATCCTGATGAGTAAAGACCGTAAAAACTGCATGTGTACCGCCATGCTTTGGGATCCCGAAGAGAAAGAACGTGAATTGCGGGAGAAGATCCAGCGCAAGCATGAAGCGAAAGAACGTTTGGAAAGAATTACACAAAAACAGTCTCTGCTAAAGCGTATACAGGCGAAGTTTTGGAAATCGGCCAATAAATTTATTGCTGTCAATTTTCCGAAGCATAACAAAGTCGCAAAAGGATATTAA